The segment TAGGTCTTGTCTCCCACCAGTTTGCCAAACTATGGAGCAATTTATTTTGAGGCTTGAAAACTAGTATTGTTCAACATTTTTGATGGAACACATGGCTTGATTGATTTTAGCCTTCAGGAGAAAATTGAATGACTCTTTTGTCTCCCACCAGGTGATTGATTCCGCATGCTGTCACGTGCAGGGCCAGTGTTCCCAGAGATACTAGGCTTTTTGTGCAAGGACAGCCAGAAACACTGCAAGTGTGCATTTGGTGGGCCAACAGGTGCTTCAAAAACCTACGGAAGTTGagcaaaggcaaatgcaaagtcctgcatctGGGAGGGAACACTGTGTACATTAGTGTTTGTCAGGGACTGACTGGTTtgggagcagctctgaaaaaggGACCTGAGCTCCTGGTGGAACAGTGAACCTGGATTCAGCAAGGTGCCCGTGCAGTGACAAAGGCTAACCACATACGGGATTACATCGAGGACAAGGGTTTATTCCTCTCTGCCCAGGGCTTGTGGCTCTGAATCTGGAGCAGGGTATCCAGTTTTAAGCCTGCAACATGTGAGACACAAACCAGAGAAAATCCAGCACAGACCCCCTACTATGGTTAAAAGGCTGAAGCACTTACTCAGGGACCTTGGCCACTAATGCCCAGACGGGTACCTGCAAGCAGTTACACAACACAAATAAACAGGGCTTTTGCCTGACCCTGGACGAGCTGTGACATCTCTGCTGGGAACAGTAGACATAGCGAATGAAAAGCTGGAGAGGAAGCAAGCTGGCATGGGAGATAATCTAGTATCACTGGTTCTTATATATACCCCTCCATCCAGATCAACAGTTTTCTCATTTGCTCTGTCTAATCAGGCATCATGATAGCTCAACCATcaaccagcagccccagctccttttctgccaggcagctttcccccagcctgtagcattgcatagggctgttgtgacccaagtgcaggacctggcacttctccttcttgaacctcatgcagttcgccttggcccatcagtccagcctgtccagatccatctgcagagccttcctaccctccaGCAGCTCAACAGTCCCCCcaaacttggtgtcatctgccaACTTagtgagggtgcacttgatGTCCTCATCCAGATAACTCataaagatattaaagagaactggccccagtattgagccctggggaacaccactggtgaccaGTCACTAACCagatttaactccattcaccacaaTCATTTAGGCTTGGCCATCTAAGCAGCCTTTTacccagcacacagcacacCCACccaagccacgagcagccagtgtctccaggagaatgctgtgggagatggtgtcaaaggctttaataaggtccaggtaggcaacatccacagtctttccctcatccactaggcgggtcatcttgtcatagaaggcaatgaggttcatcaagcaggacctgcctttcataacgccatgctggctgggcctgatcccccagttgtcctgcacgtgctgTGTGTTGGCAcccaggatgatctgctccataaccttccctggcaccgaggtcaggctgacaggcctgtagctgcctggatcctccttcctgcccttcttgtagatgggcatcatgCTGGCTGACCTCCCGTCTTCTGGAGCCTCCCCAGTTAACCAGGACTGTTGATACATGACGGTGAGCAGCTGGCGAGCTCCttcaccagctccctcagtgccctcgggtggatcccatccagccccacagactGGTGCGTGTCTCAGTGGAGCTGCAGGTCACTGAccgtttcctcctggactgtggggactccattctgctcctcctcaccctgtcttccagctcaggggctcagtacccagagggaagctgggcTTGCTGTGAAAGACTGAGGCAAGAAAGCATTaagcacctcagccttttcctcatcctttgtggcagcGTTCCCCCCCGCATCCCATGAAGAatgcagattatccttggccctccttctgtttctcatgtatttgtaaaacatttttgtcatcttttacagcagtggccagcctaagttctagctgggctttctcctctccaccttccccctgcataacctcacgaCACTGCTATAGCCCTCCAGggttgcctgccccttcttccaaaggtggaaaactctgctttttccccctgagttccagccaaagctctgctcagccaggctggtcttctctCCCACCAGcttgtcttttggcacatggggatggcctgttcctgtgcctttaagacttccttcttgaatAATGTCCAGCCTGCCTGGAGTACCTATTAATATCACCTCCTGTAACTGGCCtaagaatattatttatttattcctgtacgtaaggaaaataatttatccaAATCCACTAGTGTTAAAATGGCACAAAAGACAAACTAAATCACAGACTAAAGCATCAACCACCTTGCGATGATACCAGTGATTACTTCCATACACCCTCCTGACAGCAACTCCAGCTATTCTCTTCAGCTGCTATACGCATCCTACCACACAAATTGCTATTTGATACCCACCAGATTAAAAGAAGAGGCAGCATATCGCCTGTCCGTAAGCCGTTAAAAAACATGTTGATTTTCTCATGGGGTTTTCTCTATCTGCTTGCTGCCATATCTGAGTGGGGAGTAAAACTGACTGCCTGAATCAATGTTGGCCGTTGTAGGTGTGCTTCCTGGACAGCATCAGCGGCTGATGTGGTTCAGCAGTGCCATCCAGTGGGACACAGCGAGCCACAAttcccctctgcagctgcaggcaagCAAAGTGTCCCCACTGCCCTCCTGCTTGGAGCCTCCATGGCCACCCACGGGCACTCCACTAGGACCTGTGAGACTCCGAGCAACTTACAGCGGCTCTCAgtgagctgctgcctctgtccTGCGAGCTTGCCAGGTACCCTCACGTactgctctggggctggcagcaggcattTTTGTTATTCGAAGTTTCAAAGACTTGAAAATTAGCAACCCCACAGACATTTTCTGCTCAGGCAAAGCCGCAGTAATTGAGTTTTCTTATAAATCACGTTTTGTCATTTTAaccttttacttttcttttgtgACCATTATTTAGATAAACATCCTGCCCCAGTGGGCAGGAAAGTGATTTTCTTTCTAGCACTGTTAGAACCCTTTATCCCAAGCACAGCAAGATCTCTGGGATACAGACCCtcatggttttatttctcacaaACCCATCAGTTGCATTTACTGtgataaatacaaaacaaagtaattttgttttgaggGGGTTTATATTAAGGAGCTTTACAATATATTTTAGTGACATTCCAGTTTTGGATTTGTAACAATTTCAGTCCCGAGCTTAACTGACTTACCACCTAAACTCAGCAGACTCAGAAATATAAATAGTAAGATGTGTTTTAGGTGAAATTTAAAAGCTAATGCTAAATGAAATCCACAGTGCACCTCTGCAGCTATTTGGCCTATGAATTCTCAACAGGCTGGTCATGTCTTCCACAGCACACCTCTGTGCATCTAAGGTGTTCCTCTGCACAGCACACATGCTcatcttccctgctgctccaaAGCAGTACTGAATCATTCAAGCTACTCCACCACTAGCTCTGCAATTCCTATGATGCCAGAGCTCTGGAACTGCACAGACTTGTAATTCCCACTGCTTTTTTCCTAGGCTGCATCCTTAAAGCTTGTCATTCTTAATTCTCTAAGTTatcctatttttaaattaatataagtGATGTTCTTCAGgttaagaaaaattatattcccTACATTATCTTGaccttttaaaatgacagtgaaTTAGTATCTGTTAATTAGATAACATACAATAACATTGTTAATGACTAATGACAATGATGGTTTATCTGTTATGACAGCATGACTGCAGAcgtatgtgtgcatgcatgtgcgCACACACGAGGGAGGCtcaacacacacagaaagactGTCAATATCGttctgtaaaaaataatttattccttaagaagaaagcagaacaaagatcttgcattgaaaaaaagtctttgtagTAGCTAACATAGCAACAGGTTTCTGCATTCAGCCCTCTACAGGTAGAACATCACGGAATTATGACATGCAGGAAAGTCACATACATCCAGTCACAAAGTGTGGAATTTTCCCAAAATTCTCATAAAACTTTAGTGTCTTCTCTATTTTGAAGGCCAAAGCACACATATCCTATTAAGAAAAGGATAAAACACAGAATTCTCATAGGACAGCTTCCCATGGATTCTCCCTTGAAAATCTGTATGTCCTGATTAGAAGGTGTATAAAAACACCTAGAAAGCTGAGTTAATTGTGCATggagattaaaaaacaaaacacgtAACACTTCCTGTGTCTGTTCTGGctccttaaaaaataaaaaacttctcAATATTCCCAACACAGCTGGGTTGAGCACCACACACATACTTGAGGGCAATTACAGACGAATGTACACTATGTAGCGATATATCTAGGTaccaaaaaaaagttgtaattccatgaagaaacagaaaggaaaaaacaaaaaaaaacccacctgaacaaaacaaatacatgcaTAGGCAAGAAATCCAAGTAGTTTCTGAACATTCatccataattaaaaaaatattaaaaaggtgGAAGACAAGGACTATCTCAAATGGCATCAATATGGAAAATGCAATTCCAGCTGTAAAATGCAGTTTCcctttttataaaaacatgTGCAACTGTGTAGAAAATTTCAAGGCAAGTATACTTCACATCTGCATAGGGCCACAACTATTTGAGTAACTGATAGGTCTTCTGGATTCCATAAATTTCCTGAAGTACTAACAATtccatttaatatttattcatgACATCAGAGGTATGTCCAGTTCAAGCGAATAATTTCACTGCAACAGAATGCAGGAAGATGCTGAAGTCTTCTGTGGTCAGTTAATAAACAAGATCACAAACAAGAAACAACCAATTCATACATGGTAGTTTGTTGCCTTCTAAGAATTTTGGTCTGGGTCAACAGTTCTCCCACAGGTACTATTTCTTGTCCAAGCattgcttctggaaaaaatacagaggaattTACTATTTTGAAAGAGATACTGTCTTCTTGTCAACTTGCTACTATACTACATACAGTGTATTTTCTTTGGTTGGGAACCATCGCTGTCAAGATCTCCACTGAATATGTTTACTAAATGTGTGATGTGTGCCATACGGCCACGCTGGTGAATGAACCTAGTGTTAGgtgtatttacagaaaatagaTTATCAGATATAGTTAGAAAAGATTGCACCCTCAAGGCCCcagctttaaagaaagaaaaaaattaaaacacccAGATTGCTCCCCAAAATaacttcttcagctgctgcaatCCAGGCAATCCTACTTGTACTTCTATTTCAGGACTACAGTTGGAAGAAGATTAATTATCGAAGTACATGTAGTGAAATACGTGCAGGTCTGCCTTTTACATCTCCTTTCTGACAACACTGTCAGGAAAAGATTCCCACTTCATCTCAACTGCAAAACACCAGTCTCTATACAGTAAAATAATGCACAGTTCCACTACTGTGCATTTTTACAACTTGCTTCTTCCAGGAGCCACTCAATTCCATTTAGCAATCCAGCTAAAGTTGCAGCTACAGTGTCCTGcacctgtaaaaataaaaaaaagaaagctgatgtATTAGAGATAACAGATAATAGCATCTAAGAGCACTTTAACATCACTCCATGTCTATCCTTAAAGTCAGAAACACCCATAGGAAATCTAAATTTTAATCACTATTTTAAAGGTCCCTTAGACAAAAAAAGGTTTGTTAAGAGTAaggtacaaaaagaaaaaactaccttttacaaaattaattacaagAGCCATTAGGAAAGCCTTGCATTCTTGGTATCAAGATGAATTTAAACTCAATCATTTCATCAGCTATTCTGGAACAGTATACTTACTTTACAGATAAAATCTACTTGACAATTCTTCTCATAActcttaaagcaaaaatactgctAGCTTTAGAATTTAATGCATGTTATTAATTCTTAGATTTTGTGAGGTATTATAAAGTGGCTACTATAatggtatatttttaaaaagcctgtaAACATCCTCCctgtgaaaacaaaggaattaaatcaggattttggtttttctgATTAAGTACTATTCTTTGGCTACACAGTGTCACCAAAAATTAGTTATGTGTGGCTGAGCCATACTGATGTATACTGTGCTTGACAAGCATAAAAGAACAGGCTCTGGACCTCATGTGCTAGGTAAAAAAATGATTTGTCAAAAACTCAATACATCACGTCAAGTGAAGTATTAACAAGACAATTAACGGTCTCctgaaaatgacagaaaaatctaCCTTGTGTCCAAGGCCCTGGGCTGTGACTCAGGAAATTTAGACTGAAATTAACTGAGGCTTTCTTACTTCCTTCAAGACCAGCATTTTGTCCTCTCTCACATTCTGGCTCCATCTGAAGTTTCTGGGCAAGCTACTTAGCTCTCCTATGTTCAGATAGGCTAATGCTTCATCTTAAGTGGACCAAAGAAACTAAATTCTTCACTTAAGTGGAGAGTTCACATACCAGTATTGAAAGCTGCACACTTGCTTAGCTAGGTACAGTTCAGGAACTACCATAAGCCTAACTTAAATTTAAgccacagagaaacagaaaataaaaggtttaaAACCAAGTACCATCCAGGGCTGACATAGCAGATTTAGTTGCAACTGATGTGCCATATAAACACAGGGAATTCTTTTCACACCAGTGTGAGAGACACAAGACAACACTAGCAGAGGTCTGTTCGGAGGCCCAAGGGCGGGATCAATCATTGCCAGAATACGAGCCAGTTCCTCTTGACGATCATTCTctaagaaacaatttttaatatatgaGTATCAAGTATATCAAATCCCAAGGagttactggttttttttcgacttttcaaatatttacaatttCAGAGGTGAGGGAACAGGGAGCTAGAAGGGATAAGGACAAATTATCTAGTTATCACAAGGCTGGATCATCCTAATTCATGTCACACTTAGACACCATTTAAAGATCTCCATAGATTCTATTGCAGCCTACTCCAGTCCTTAACATGAGAATGTTTTCCAAGTACCTCACAGACATCAAAACTGCAACAAGCCATTAACAAATACACACTGTATGGTCAGCAGCCCTCCTCTACTTGAACAGAGACTTTTCTCTTTAGTATATTCCTTAATATTCCTGttaacatttccttcttttcagagCTAGCCCTTTCCCTCCATTTAAAGTTGATCAACGTAAAGACAATTACCACAATAGGTGTTTGGATTATCCTCTTACAGGACTATCCTGATTTGGACTAATCACATCTTTTACTGCAGTTTTCCTGGTGAAGGGTCTGCTTCCAGGCTATCACACCACTACCAATGCATTTCAGGCCGCTTCTCCTACCCATGCTcagggctttttctttcagctttgttCTTAATTCAGGTAATTTTCCACATGTAGCTTAGACACCAACCACATCAGCATCCTccataaacaaaagaaagggCCATAACCCCTCACAGGGAGATGAGGGAGACTGTCTAGGATAGGGGACCTCTTCAACTGGATAAACCACACAGAAACAGCACCAATGAAGCAGATTTTGTAAGACTAAGAACATAAATTTTGATGTACTGTATATTCTTTGCAACCTTTTATGACATTCCAATCATTCGCagaatatgaagaaataaaatcaagagaAACAAGAGAAATGCCTTACTTTTATGGGCTTCTGCATTAGCAACATAAATGAATCCATCAACTACTTCGCACACCTTTTTCACTTGAGCTATTACACTGTAGTGCACGGCTTGCTGATTCCCTACTATGCTGTTCTCTTGGTAGAACATCTTATTCACAGCAACAGCTTGCTCTGCCCTTGCTCTCCTCCTTTCCACACTGCAagatatttcagtgtttcagtaaTCAGGTTAATTGAGAACgcaaaaaagcaattttgagtCTAGGCAGTAcaggaaagggacagaaaaatgGTTTGAGCcagcaaaacatttccatttctcccCAACGCCTCCAACTCCCCCTTTTTCTAGTGTACATATACAGATGGTTAGCAATCTGCAAGATGCATACTGAAAATACACCCCAGGATGAGTTTCAAAAGGGAATCAAACAAGGTATCAAGAGGAACAGAAACACCTGTTACGTATTTGTCGTACACATTTGCTATGTATAAGGTTTGGAAAAGGTTTATTACTTCCACGTGAAAATTTAGCAgttggagaaagaaagaaaaagatatgcACCTGAAGCTTCGGTTTATAAGATATCCATGCATGTGAATGCACGCATAAAAATCACATGACAAAAACATGaggaaaagcatgaaataaCCAAGaaactgtactttttttttttttttgtggagaacAAATCTTACCTAGTGGTTGAATACAATGTCAAAATATTGAATTTTTGATTATTGAACTGAAAACTGACTCCTGACCCAATTCCTacggagaaaaaaaagaatatatgaGATTACAACTATTTGGTAACTGAATACAACTAAGTACCCCATTGCTATTAGAGGTAGCATATTTTCCGTTTTACAAAGAAGTTTTATACATGCTCTGCTTGAACAAgctattaatttaattaaaataatttcaacagtattaaaagaaaacaaggacaTGCTTCCATGTTTCTGATACGTAGACTTGAACCTAGAATAACCTGTATCAGAGAGGAGCTAGACTTCCATTTATTAGCATAAATTGGCACAGAAAGGCTCTAGTCTCTATGACAAGCTGCATCAAAAAGAAcgtaagagaaaaaaagtaacactAAGAAATCgtattttctataaatacaaTTCCATTATTGTAGTTCTGCTGTGCTGAAATAAACATCAGTTAAGAAGTAATAAATTTTTGTCTCTGGTTTGGACTGAAGTGAAATTACAGATGTCCCAAACTACGTTTTTaaacattgaaaaaaatccttcatcTGTTCCTATAACTATCCTAAATTAAATTTACACCACTTGACACCACAAGACTGAATCATACATAGGGTCAGTCCTGACTTTCTGTataaaaaaagtgtgttttttaACCATTTACTGCAAGCACTATCTAGAGAAAGTTCTGCCTGCACTTATCCATCACAACAGCAGGCATGACATGTAATTTCCTATCAAAACGTAAGCACAAGGAGCAAAATGGTCCATCTGATGTTGTGCAAATCTAATCATAAAACCATTCCAGCTATTTTATTCCAAATGTTCACTGCATTTATCCTTCTGATGaatagaaaaggagaaagtgtggggtttttttaaccgTTATGCTACTGAGtttaagaggagaaaaaagcacCCCTCTTCTCCCCCGATGCCTTTTGCATTGTACctgtttatgaaataaaaaagcaaaaaaacaaaaccaggaataCCATGAATTTGTCTTTGTGGAAGTCCAGCTACTAGCAGAATTTCTGGGCACGTCATCATGTTTTGCACTAAAGAGTCGTCCAGCTCTTCCAAACCTGGCCCGAACATAGCAAAGCGAGGTTCTGCTTGGGTGACCAGTGATTGCAAAAAGGAAGTCACAGCCCCATACCGGGGACGGTTTGATTTCAGACTTCTTCTACTCTGAGGACAGCTTTTTTTATATCTGTGTAAAATAGACGCaactagaaattaaaacaaaatacaaaagagGTATCAATCAAACAACATAAATTGATCTAGGTCCCACAGTTGTCACACTTTGTTACCAGTACAACTCAAGCACAGGTCAAACCAAATTGATGGTTTCAAGCACCAGTACAAAGCAGGTAAAGGCATCAGTCCTTTCAAAGTCTAAATACTGACC is part of the Falco biarmicus isolate bFalBia1 chromosome Z, bFalBia1.pri, whole genome shotgun sequence genome and harbors:
- the FBXO4 gene encoding F-box only protein 4; the protein is MAAGGAEERGGLEAAVRGGLRVLRERWMRGTRERGGTAAFAGPPHPSLPEEVSALQMLPINVQLNIMSFLSPHDLCHLGSTSRYWRAAVRDPLLWRYFLLRDLPFWTSVDWKSLPDVEIFNKAFSEVSDKALYDYMAVYKKSCPQSRRSLKSNRPRYGAVTSFLQSLVTQAEPRFAMFGPGLEELDDSLVQNMMTCPEILLVAGLPQRQIHGIGSGVSFQFNNQKFNILTLYSTTSVERRRARAEQAVAVNKMFYQENSIVGNQQAVHYSVIAQVKKVCEVVDGFIYVANAEAHKKNDRQEELARILAMIDPALGPPNRPLLVLSCVSHTGVKRIPCVYMAHQLQLNLLCQPWMVQDTVAATLAGLLNGIEWLLEEASCKNAQ